The following are encoded together in the Salmonella enterica subsp. enterica serovar Choleraesuis genome:
- a CDS encoding amidase, whose product MKPVCESNGYVERFTLGAGGLRFAVKDTLDIAGYPTRAGSPALSDAPSALRHADVVETLLAGGCQLTGKTVLHELAFGVTGINPWGGTPVNPLFPLLIPGGSSSGSAAVVAAGEVDFSIGTDTGGSVRMPAACCGILGLKPGYGTLSRRGVLPEHSSLDCVGLFAREPSVLRQALGYLSIAVEPPLNTLPPLGFIAAAQPEIDTFLLNALERQGVAPQTAKLPLLDNAHRAGLAIISRENWLAFHTLLDGVSVSADVASRIQSGASITHQQLDDAESMRAQFSAQVDACLQQTPLLALATLPELPPTLQEAQDPLSVVNLTRLVRPFNLSGHPALSLPMGELHGRPVALQLVAGFGREGALVQAAEWLMRRRI is encoded by the coding sequence TCGGCGCTGGCGGGCTGCGGTTCGCCGTTAAAGATACCCTGGATATTGCCGGTTATCCCACCCGTGCCGGGAGCCCAGCGCTATCCGATGCCCCTTCCGCGTTACGCCATGCTGACGTGGTTGAAACTCTGCTGGCTGGCGGCTGTCAGCTTACCGGTAAGACTGTGCTGCATGAGCTGGCCTTTGGCGTTACCGGCATCAATCCCTGGGGCGGCACACCGGTCAATCCTCTTTTTCCATTGCTTATCCCCGGCGGCTCCTCGAGCGGCTCGGCCGCCGTGGTGGCTGCGGGTGAAGTTGATTTCTCGATAGGCACCGATACCGGCGGTTCAGTGCGGATGCCCGCCGCCTGCTGCGGTATTTTAGGGCTGAAGCCAGGCTACGGTACGCTCAGCCGCCGGGGCGTGCTGCCGGAGCATAGCTCGCTGGATTGCGTCGGGCTGTTTGCCCGCGAACCTTCGGTGCTGCGTCAGGCACTGGGTTATTTATCGATAGCCGTGGAGCCACCGCTTAATACGCTGCCGCCGCTGGGTTTTATCGCCGCCGCACAGCCAGAAATAGACACTTTTCTGCTTAATGCTCTTGAACGGCAGGGCGTTGCGCCGCAGACAGCAAAGCTACCGCTGCTGGATAACGCCCATCGCGCCGGGCTGGCCATCATTAGCCGCGAAAACTGGCTGGCATTTCATACCCTGCTGGATGGCGTGTCGGTTTCAGCGGATGTCGCCAGCCGCATCCAGAGCGGCGCTTCCATCACTCACCAACAGCTGGACGATGCCGAGTCGATGCGTGCGCAGTTTAGCGCGCAGGTGGACGCCTGCCTGCAACAGACGCCGCTGCTGGCGCTGGCGACTTTACCGGAACTGCCGCCGACCCTTCAGGAAGCGCAGGACCCGCTTAGCGTAGTGAATCTGACGCGCCTCGTTCGCCCCTTCAATCTGAGCGGTCATCCCGCCTTATCTCTGCCAATGGGTGAGCTGCACGGCCGGCCCGTCGCGCTCCAGCTGGTCGCTGGATTTGGTCGCGAGGGGGCGTTAGTCCAGGCCGCCGAATGGCTTATGCGCCGCCGTATCTAA